The following coding sequences are from one Musa acuminata AAA Group cultivar baxijiao chromosome BXJ1-6, Cavendish_Baxijiao_AAA, whole genome shotgun sequence window:
- the LOC135677097 gene encoding uncharacterized protein LOC135677097: protein MTTCFDRWEKDPFFSSAEEVQESADRLESVYRSWIHESKDAPVLNRSGGPEDSSKELLSELRTALGTAKWQLEEFAKAVRSNDKACSAGDGTRARHDQFVSAIENKISEVEISLLQCNRNDRETKLTWVQLDEGERDELALFLSLPSLTKQENLVAAPEESQSNMNVEGEHRKCIHNLDEISRMGGNEKVQGHRRIVSASGDIGSWKISLSPEDGPCRSSEESIVLPPHKVPSLSCLMKAIESTSNVKLSKNGFRKWKGHDHHQPEELIPLRNNSQDTNVCYEKSKSWLNCSGAEDYNKQFYGWLGAFNRQLQRSQYHIQYGRLTQIFVSAIFVILLLVLLVVRAI from the exons ATGACGACGTGCTTCGATCGCTGGGAGAAAGATCCCTTCTTCTCTTCCGCCGAGGAAGTTCAGGAATCTGCCGATAG GTTGGAATCTGTCTATAGAAGTTGGATCCACGAAAGCAAGGACGCCCCGGTTTTGAACCGATCCGGCGGTCCCGAAGATTCATCTAAGGAGCTCCTCAGTGAGCTCCGGACTGCACTTGGCACCGCAAAATGGCAG CTTGAGGAATTCGCCAAGGCAGTAAGGTCGAATGACAAGGCGTGTTCGGCTGGAGATGGTACAAGAGCTCGGCATGACCAGTTTGTCTCAGCAATTGAGAACAAAATATCTGAGGTGGAGATTTCGCTGTTGCAATGTAATCGGAACGATAGGGAGACCAAATTGACGTGGGTTCAATTGGATGAAGGAGAACGGGATGAGCTGGCCCTTTTCCTCTCGCTTCCTTCCTTAACAAAGCAAGAGAATTTGGTGGCAGCTCCTGAAGAGAGCCAGTCAAACATGAATGTTGAGGGTGAACACAGAAAATGTATTCACAATTTAGATGAAATCAGCCGAATGGGAGGAAATGAGAAGGTGCAAGGACATCGGAGGATTGTGAGTGCTAGTGGTGATATTGGATCATGGAAAATTTCACTTTCTCCTGAGGATGGTCCTTGTAGATCTTCTGAAGAGAGTATTGTTTTACCCCCTCACAAAGTACCCAGCTTGTCCTGTCTGATGAAGGCTATAGAATCCACATCAAATGTTAAGTTGTCAAAAAATGGTTTTAGGAAATGGAAGGGCCACGATCATCATCAACCAGAAGAGTTGATTCCATTAAGGAATAACTCTCAG GACACCAATGTTTGCTATGAAAAAAGCAAGAGCTGGCTCAATTGTTCTGGTGCTGAGGATTACAATAAGCAGTTTTATGGATGGTTGGGTGCTTTTAATAGACAGCTCCAAAGGTCTCAATACCATATCCAATATGGTCGGCTGACCCAAATATTTGTGTCTGCAATTTTCGTTATTTTGTTACTAG
- the LOC135581321 gene encoding uncharacterized protein LOC135581321 isoform X9 translates to MAFRARYLRRLRPIHPEAIASITGGGCVGQMRLQCTADLGGSGKFSGGKSAYEVLGVSESSSFPEIKASFRKLAKETHPDVVSSALADDATASQRFLQILAAYEILSDSNKRAHYDSYLLSQRAISRKQCGLGTTIYTHNSSLIMSKQSDVVEWLKWYRLSVNDIVMERRVAMGSGYFDKLENELYSAIRMAYYGPVIESMDVLPDSFEAEERSAYETSEVLHLVSGRDLFGIVNMVDRTPELSHMCHEKLTTFDFNVHGVPENVWQPMVKGNCVHPRIVDVCEKEMGQDTNFESDSYKDLELRILGRVVAMATRSPRCKCLGLPMDDLEDHIHVFLTTDGAQNSVTPGSRTPLGTITGLGTSAEEGSCFVYDRAGVKTHVIMKHRTLLVKHMHWYQVHGEASACECRCSRARLPPSKLCNCVGGKNKCCK, encoded by the exons ATGGCGTTCCGAGCGAGATATCTTCGCCGGCTTCGCCCTATCCATCCTGAAGCGATTGCCTCCATCACGGGCGGCGGCTGCGTCGGCCAAATGAGGCTCCAGTGCACCGCTGACCTGGGAGGCTCCGGCAAGTTCTCCGGTGGCAAAAGCGCGTACGAGGTGCTTGGGGTCTCGGAGTCCAGCTCCTTCCCGGAGATCAAGGCCTCGTTCCGCAAGCTTGCCAAGGAGACCCACCCTGACGTCGTTTCGTCGGCCTTGGCAGACGACGCCACCGCATCCCAGCGCTTCCTCCAGATCCTCGCCGCTTATGAA ATTCTTTCTGATTCTAATAAAAGAGCCCATTACGATAGCTATTTGCTTTCTCAGAGGGCAATATCGCGGAAGCAGTGTGGACTTGGTACAACTATCTACACTCACAACTCATCTCTAATCATGTCAAAGCAAAGTGATGTAGTTGAATGGCTAAAATGGTATAGACTTTCTGTCAATGATATCGTTATGGAGAGGAGAGTTGCGATGGGCTCTGGTTATTTTGACAAACTTGAGAATGAGCTTTACTCAGCAATCCGCATGGCATATTATGGGCCAGTCATTGAGTCTATGGATGTTCTTCCCGACTCTTTTGAAGCTGAAGAGAGGTCTGCATATGAAACTTCAGAGGTATTGCACCTAGTTTCAGGACGTGATCTGTTTGGGATTGTTAATATGGTGGACAGGACTCCTGAGCTATCTCATATGTGCCATGAAAAGTTAACTACTTTTGATTTCAACGTTCATGGAGTTCCTGAAAATGTTTGGCAGCCTATGGTTAAAGGGAACTGTGTTCATCCAAGGATTGTAGATGTTTGTGAGAAGGAAATGGGACAAGACACTAATTTTGAATCAGATTCTTACAAAGATCTTGAACTCCGTATTCTTGGGAGAGTAGTTGCAATGGCAACCAGGAGTCCTAGGTGCAAATGTCTTGGCTTGCCAATGGATGATTTGGAAGACCATATACATGTTTTTCTTACCACAGATGGGGCCCAAAATTCAGTTACACCTGGTTCAAGAACTCCACTGGGAACCATAACAGGACTAGGGACAAGTGCTGAAGAAGGATCTTGCTTTGTTTATGACAGAGCTGGTGTTAAAACCCATGTGATTATGAAGCATAGAACATTGCTG
- the LOC135581321 gene encoding uncharacterized protein LOC135581321 isoform X10, giving the protein MAFRARYLRRLRPIHPEAIASITGGGCVGQMRLQCTADLGGSGKFSGGKSAYEVLGVSESSSFPEIKASFRKLAKETHPDVVSSALADDATASQRFLQILAAYEILSDSNKRAHYDSYLLSQRAISRKQCGLGTTIYTHNSSLIMSKQSDVVEWLKWYRLSVNDIVMERRVAMGSGYFDKLENELYSAIRMAYYGPVIESMDVLPDSFEAEERSAYETSEVLHLVSGRDLFGIVNMVDRTPELSHMCHEKLTTFDFNVHGVPENVWQPMVKGNCVHPRIVDVCEKEMGQDTNFESDSYKDLELRILGRVVAMATRSPRCKCLGLPMDDLEDHIHVFLTTDGAQNSVTPGSRTPLGTITGLGTSAEEGSCFVYDRAGVKTHVIMKHRTLLVKHMHWYQVHGEASACECRCSRARLPPSNSVVCIVGIVI; this is encoded by the exons ATGGCGTTCCGAGCGAGATATCTTCGCCGGCTTCGCCCTATCCATCCTGAAGCGATTGCCTCCATCACGGGCGGCGGCTGCGTCGGCCAAATGAGGCTCCAGTGCACCGCTGACCTGGGAGGCTCCGGCAAGTTCTCCGGTGGCAAAAGCGCGTACGAGGTGCTTGGGGTCTCGGAGTCCAGCTCCTTCCCGGAGATCAAGGCCTCGTTCCGCAAGCTTGCCAAGGAGACCCACCCTGACGTCGTTTCGTCGGCCTTGGCAGACGACGCCACCGCATCCCAGCGCTTCCTCCAGATCCTCGCCGCTTATGAA ATTCTTTCTGATTCTAATAAAAGAGCCCATTACGATAGCTATTTGCTTTCTCAGAGGGCAATATCGCGGAAGCAGTGTGGACTTGGTACAACTATCTACACTCACAACTCATCTCTAATCATGTCAAAGCAAAGTGATGTAGTTGAATGGCTAAAATGGTATAGACTTTCTGTCAATGATATCGTTATGGAGAGGAGAGTTGCGATGGGCTCTGGTTATTTTGACAAACTTGAGAATGAGCTTTACTCAGCAATCCGCATGGCATATTATGGGCCAGTCATTGAGTCTATGGATGTTCTTCCCGACTCTTTTGAAGCTGAAGAGAGGTCTGCATATGAAACTTCAGAGGTATTGCACCTAGTTTCAGGACGTGATCTGTTTGGGATTGTTAATATGGTGGACAGGACTCCTGAGCTATCTCATATGTGCCATGAAAAGTTAACTACTTTTGATTTCAACGTTCATGGAGTTCCTGAAAATGTTTGGCAGCCTATGGTTAAAGGGAACTGTGTTCATCCAAGGATTGTAGATGTTTGTGAGAAGGAAATGGGACAAGACACTAATTTTGAATCAGATTCTTACAAAGATCTTGAACTCCGTATTCTTGGGAGAGTAGTTGCAATGGCAACCAGGAGTCCTAGGTGCAAATGTCTTGGCTTGCCAATGGATGATTTGGAAGACCATATACATGTTTTTCTTACCACAGATGGGGCCCAAAATTCAGTTACACCTGGTTCAAGAACTCCACTGGGAACCATAACAGGACTAGGGACAAGTGCTGAAGAAGGATCTTGCTTTGTTTATGACAGAGCTGGTGTTAAAACCCATGTGATTATGAAGCATAGAACATTGCTG